In Diceros bicornis minor isolate mBicDic1 chromosome 38, mDicBic1.mat.cur, whole genome shotgun sequence, the sequence tttccagcccctggagatcctttagaactgaggaggctagggggcttgggtggatgagaactgaggataaggaagaagatggcagagcactggacaccaagtccagagtccagggagaagactaatccttgttggacccttgcgGTCCTCATCTGGAAGTAGGGGCAATCATTGTCATGGCTGCAGTTAGGATGccttaggagtgaagaggacacctggtggggaacagCAAGAGAGGGAcacggtaggctcccgagattcctcccactccctcgaagctgacaggtcctgctgctttacccttgggaccctggagagcctctgccttgaggacacctaaagaaagattcctttctgtttggagttcctgcctgggcagcagtgctagttctggccatgagggggcgggcagcctcttgtgtcagtggtggccagtgagtttttgcttttattttttttcagttgtattgagatatacttgatatacagcactaagttaacattgctgtgtggtatatttgaaacttgctaagagagtagatcctaaaacgtctcatcatcaggaaacaatcttttttttctgtttggtgattgatgttaactaaacttattttggtaaccattacataatatatatatatcaagtcattctgctgtaatcctggaatttacttggtgtccactgaacttttcttgagctcCTGGTGCAGCGAAGATtcaaccagaggtctttctggctgtccccctgcctcagaaacaacttgtacctcctattactagtgttcatctccacaatgaaagttggtcaaaagcagggggcggggtgcaagatctacccatgtactcattcagcagctgtgccctgagcactcaccttgtgccaggtgccctggtgggctgaagtgcaggatgaaaatgaccaagtggttcCTGCCTGCCAGGAGATCACAGtccagaggggaaatggacaaaagcaaagacatgagaaagaaaagagcaagtgctgtagagaaacacatcagggggctgtgagggagggctgagcgtcactgggtaggagggtctgaaagaacTCTCTAGGGTGACATTTTCTGGGACCAGAACAACAAGAGGGAGTCAGCcttgcacaagtctgggagcagtgtgtcagggagatggcaccactggtcctgagtctcacaggcagaagtgagtttggccacaggaggttagaaaggtggccaatgcaactggagggaggctgggagaagagaacaggagctagggtggaaggtagggccagggcctggtaggatGTGttcgttacctttccctctctgacttcattgcccctaaccttgcatttcaaaacaacaaatgttgacaatctcacaatttttgtggatcagcaatcaggcatgttttagctgggtgcctctgtctcagtgagttTAACAGACTGGGGCTGTGGCTTCAACTGAGTCTCGactaggggaggactggcccacaagttcactctcagccttcaggattcattttggattgagagcctgagttcctttctgtctgttggcctaggcactctcttgcttctctcctcaatgtgcctccacattgggcagccccaatacactggtatttgattcctcacttccagggatttgacagagtgagagagagatggcacatgagagagggagtaagagaaagtgagagacctTTTTAGTTGAAGTTTagaaaagacatcccatcactttggctcttattctgttcagaagccagttactaaccactttgtggttccacggggatgtgtataacatgggtggggcttactgggtaccactgtggaggctgcccacctcataggccaagatgaggcacttcggtctcattctccataaaacaggaaacaattgaatggttttatgccacaggatggcaatatctgaatttccattagttgcaaccccctcatggtgttgacctgaaaatgaggccaagttggaagtgactgtcccaatatcacattcttggagcccaggcctgttttgagtggtgttctgtactacatcccacccctccttgttattcttccatctctaagtttgtgccttaggtacatgtgacaccagcccacaggggtaatagatattatctcatatacaccgggtgatgtccctaggaagtagattctagcctgattccCATGGTACAGGGTTAGAGACtttggaggacctgagaggcacagggactatcccaggatgaagaaatagtaaggaaaaggaggtctgcattcatctctgtctcctcaaagctaggtccctagttaggtttccagagagctgtgggtagggctatgtgggctcattgtgtacagttcaagagatgacgtggggtcatagacctcaacagatcttagaactctggtaaccaggcacccacagccccccatccagctcacttgattggagacagtcaacaggcaaagatgttttgttgttgtttcccaacttttggaggatctgggctcaaaaaatcccagaaagagaatctttttggtagttggcgatgttggctcagccttaattcttgacgcctctgggcatctggcaggaggcagtgaaaggtaacacggggcagcccaggagaggctagtgcaggccagggcacagctgtgatcccacctgatcagccccacaccccttgcccctctttgtgtgtgtgtgtgtgtgtgtgtgcatgtgtctgtgaggagggaagaaggcaggacataaggggcgggtcattcctgagcaggagctggttgttaggtgtcggaaacctaacACCTAGGTCATGTTCATACCTCAGGCCATGCCTGGaagcatgagaatgtgagctcctctactcatatTGTTACCGAGCActagaggattcatctccttccctccctgaccagagttctttgcagggatgcccctctgtgcctgaactgaggaacagatattctcttggcgattggccccagtggcagtgtgcaggcagcccctgattccttctggcccagttcccaggcagtctttgcagaactccactcaagaggttgtcgagtagctgcccaatggtttcaaatccaccaactcactagacaaggggcaggtacatgaggccatccacactttccagtgctgctctgagatgagagcaggagcagagggtctccacactcaggagcttgagatgacggggttggactagaactagggagAGACCAGACTCGGGCTGTCCCTTTtttaagctaaaggggatgtacatgaatgtcaccttgcctggttaggagatgagctgccgtgaccctcttacccttgtccggtgtgagcttctggaggccactgaggcagagccagatggtaagggggactgcaggctgggtattcctaGAAGggagtggggtctttcctgtgtttagaaggacacatggaaagtcagctatgtgggtgaatctttctttttatcccactccagcgtcagctgcagagctccagccagcggcagaagaagagtagtgggcagtggtggaggtagagctggctccagctctgttgacaccaccccctctagcactggagccagtgtcccctccaccagcagtgttggaggtggagcaagggccaacatgggctccagcaggagtgggagctgcttagctggagtcacctggaccatcatttctagtgcgaagtccatctccacctgtggctcttaaggagcgtgagaagcttaatctcacggccttccttcctaagctggtggtggagcagttgaccatgatggatgcggtgagcagctgggctttcagggtggtgtggggcaggccttccctctgctatcgttgccccagacctgatccagactcctatgatctgggcccaaatccaggctccaccctttaccaaccataagacctgggcaactttctgaacacccaagactttgctgtccacctgcagaccgtggaggtggacattaagaggatCTGCTacacagagtgactgtgccaactccatgaggtaaaagagatggaaagctgggtgggccctggcccatctgtgcagggaagggctcactgtgtacagcctggaccctggtggcccaaccgtctgctcaggaggctcaacagcctcaggacttattagacgcctgatgtgtactccactacaagggagacagacaagtccTGTGGGTGTAGTTGCCACGCGGGGATTtgcatcagaatgtggagtgggaccagacgggggatcagggtattggaagatgcccccttgggatgagccaagttgagccaccatctggagcttggagttagccaggacaggctgggttcaaatgcccctctcccttccctgccagtattgggtcctgggtcatcctgtgctgggtgtcctcgggggacagagaagaaaagccagggactctcacaaggctcaggccacatcctgagctttctgagctccagctctaaactgtgactcctgtgtgggactttggggtcTGTAGacacagacctggggtgtggcagggctcggtgacactccccctgttctccaggagctcttccagaaggtggtgccctctccttgcctgggctccacctggggcaagaggaacaagccgggcaatgagcaccagacacccaacatccaggccaccgtcgaccaagtcagaagggtggccagcttcgtcatcacgccctgcctcggggacccgagcatgacagcccaggacagggtgagggtggtggagcgctggatccaggtggcccaggtgtgctgtgggaggcccagtggagcccctctctgaagccttgggaactgcctctccacctttatcagctcccaggattgcagtatgtggtctaagcccctgcacagtccctaggcccttcctgccaggggcccgctgactttaactccaggtcccagtgagaggatgctcacttcctacctggctccttccctgggttgagctaaaatcctgctccctgtgagtgttactctttgggtcctaaatgtgcccttctgcgactccctgagcatctgtctcatccaggaggggagatttaaatagaagggtactgaagctagagcaagctgggctacagtgccccacctcacagctcattctcttcccttccccaggagtgcaagatcctgaagaacttctcctcgccctgcactgtaatctctgctctgcagaaaacctccacaagccacctgaagaacacacgggggaagtttcccggtgggtaggcctctctccataggaggaccagggtggatgggggatctcttgtatgtctgccattggcccctcagtcagctgggaactcctgggaggcagcaaatgctggggacagggcctgggcctcggcagggggtctctaagcctcccggggtccttagtgcaccagttctgcttcagaacTTGGTTTCCTTGAGTGTCAGGTAGTAAGTTGAGccaaattggagattttcaagtgtttatagcaacagaactctatgcccagttgaaactcaaagcagtcaaaacagagctgctctgtagagctggggagtggagactccagtgaccaacaggagagccccctcccagtaccatgagaccttagcgctcagaggagcccagtgagaacattCCTTCAGGCcttttgaatctcttgggtttgcaaagaaaagggatttgcattcagacccctcacattattcctaaatttatccctcgttctttcccctcccctgagagacagccctgaaaatcttaaggaactcaatagtcaagacaagtccttgagcagagaactgatgatcaaggtagagtggaggctgggggtctggaaagagaggaggggtgcggaggagggacactgggcaggctgtggttttgatagtttctcccttgaactttctctgaaacattcccgtctatctcatccagattaacaagcagagggatctgttctgcccatgggcaggtggggtgccatttgtgggcgggaggccctggtcatgggacacaatggtgttggctggcctgttccaggaggagttgccgagctggcgccatcaacaggtctctggcttccatgtatgtccatcctgctggatgtagcttcttccaggttgttgggtggttggggtgggtttagccctcagcctaaacctatcctcaggaagccaggaccctgctgctccttctatcttcaccacatctccaaggggctgcaccctgcctgccccagggatgtgcgTGGCAGAGGATTCCGATGGCCCAGGTGGAAAAACAGGCTGCTCATTTTCAGGtgagagatgtgtgtgcattctgggactccccactggacccctagagcagtcacttcacttgagtcaaccacaggagtctaacctgagtgcctggttggcaatgacatatgcccccggtggcttatgagaagcgtctaggcaactgatggattcttagtggatcctgctgaaaggaccttaggagcttcatgtaaacggggaatcaaaatgtcctgtcatccccttctctgttgatcagaggtggcaccttgggggtccagttcctgagtggataaagaaagagttcaggggccgtccctgtggctcaagcggttaagtgcgcgcactccgctgcggcagctcaGGGtttcccggttcggatcccgggtgcgcaccgacgcaccgcttgtcgacctatgatgtggcaacgtcccatataaagtggaggaagatgggcatggatgttagcccagggtcagtcttcctcagcaaaaaaagaggaggattggcagatgttagcacaaggctgatctcctcacaaaaaaaaaaaaattcagtgcaggggaatgtcctgaggggttccttggggaggagaaggctttggcatgttctctggcccagcctgggagcCAGACACTCCACATGACTGGGCCAGGCAGGAggcactcaaccagactcccaagacaccccttcctctccatccatgactcagcccaggaccaagctttgagagctcaggggacaggactcttgtcagtggtggggctggggtttaggcgaggatgttggaacagggcctctggctgagaggggcaagcggcctctcctctgtgggctccTGAGCAACACACTGCCcgtgtttgggcctctgtctcctcatcagggaaatggagggatggtgattgtgtggagcaggcctcacagggtgctgtagaggtaagagggaggaaaggaatgtgggagatttctgcctactccacctggaggggtgagggccagaacaatgatgacagtcttgtgacactgagtcctcatgagaacctgtgtggtagccggagttctcacactttccagatgaggaaacaggctcaaggaggccaggccacaagcccaagctcacacccagagtgagagttggagctggtcttgttctggaatcacaagaccttagAGGATGgaatggcattggtaccagttgactcaagtcagatgtccagtgtcggaggccagtggtgctggagagaaatgggttgaggggagtatggcctcactgacactgtcctcgaccctgacaagaggggccctccacgtttgctcccccagagagcaacccccagagagtgcaggagaaacagcagcagcagcaggtaagtgtgcctgtgggggagggtctctgtgctcccagctggaggtctcaaatcaagagaggagggcccttcctcttggtgccacagtgtctgaatcccccagtagaagtgaccaagaggagggcctggaagagctggtgcaggatgagtttgttgtggggagggcaagggactgcacaccctgtgatttgccagaagccggccctgagaggtgaggaggaggagtgtggtgttcttggggtgtgaagggaataggaattgaggggaggctgctgagggtcctaggctgctcctcgtaggaaccctggggtgggccaggtagctgagggtggggacttttcaggagagggtctacatggggtcgacttgagagcaaacgttcatcccacccacaccccgatgtcacagggtgttgtcccctatcttggcactctgctcagtgacctgctgatgctgcacctggcgatgggtgacTATTTCGAGGTGGGTACACCTGAGgactaggcaggaaggaccaggattctgagccttgggatgcgggagcccccgaactgagctctgagttctcagtacttggcacatctcctctcatgagagcctcgcagccacccctgggagctggggcatcaggcctatCTTAGTGATGAGTGAACAGAGTTTCTGCCAGAGaaacccattccggttcctcaggctggggaagctcagagttgcctgatggcagagctgcgtgaggttttatctgagctggactcagcctgtaACTCCCATGTTGcccatgaagggagaaagaagtcgggcccccccaagtcaggcagcacataagtgcctgagcagtcccctctgcctgaggcatcagcctccaagtctgtcatcagagagagttgtgctgccaggtccctcagttaCATCCCCATGTCCTcctactctggagcccagagccaagcctaggtccaagtcctcttttctctgcatgcccggccccctctggggacctggcagtagtgcaacatgagaaggggtgggcatagggggctagtcaggctaggggtctttgtctgatggactctggctgtctaccttccaggggaatgggatcaaccttgagaagaggactgaggagcagcagTGGCACTCGCTGCAGGGGAGAAGaaagaggtggaaatcagagaccttctgggcagaacagtccttgGCTCCACccgctgtatcttacattgaatggaagagtttgataccagagaagtgggagacccatccaattggcgggtgggttgaggggaggatggcatcaaggaaatcttcctggaggaggggctgattattcccattctgagaactggtagatcctggatggaactggagggaaagagggtttccaggactggtccccggCCCCgctcctcacctccaacaagacccctgcagcatcccccacccaggccctgtctgcatcttctccttccctctggtcccaggaataccgagtcatgagtaAGATcttgctgctccaggaggctgcaaagaattacaacctagagcccgagggagcgatttggggcctcgttccaggacatggagttgctcaacgagaatgagaggtgaggctgggcaggagttgggtgagggcaggggtggactctccctgttggccagtccagagagcctgtctccatggtcccccactcatcccccggccttattacatggcgacctctgggacacccagactccagctgctgggcaggcagtggggggacacctgaggtgtggttcctggtaggctcacaggtgcatctctgtcctgtagctacaacctgtcctgccagccagatccctagacctagttggcctgcagaatatgcaaggccaagaagaaccggccatcatcaaggtcaggggtgagtgagtatCTGGGCCAGAGTGACTGACTCCtgggggttcagtaaggcttcgggctaagcgtggcTTTGGCGAgtcggatagctggcactgggatcccagctccactattgaccaGTCCTGCGACTggagtgactctcttcagcttcctgagactctgtttcctgctctgtgaaataggtgatactaaatgatcgctcacgtggcagggaaaaatggggtactggtgactgacagcactgagcac encodes:
- the LOC131399514 gene encoding ral guanine nucleotide dissociation stimulator-like, whose protein sequence is MMDAELFQKVVPSPCLGSTWGKRNKPGNEHQTPNIQATVDQVRRVASFVITPCLGDPSMTAQDRVRVVERWIQVAQVCCGRPSGAPL